The Shewanella halotolerans region CAGCGCCTGGTCGAGAAGGCCATCCCCTGGGCGCTAGTTATCACCATCATCTTACTCTTGGGCTACTTTCATCACCTCAGAGTAAAACGCCTGGTCATTAAACGCACCCAGGCGTTGAGTGATGAGATGACCCAGCATGAGAACACCCAAAAGGCGCTGTTCGAACAGCAGAAACAGTTTTATCGTGCCCAACGTATCCTGTTGACGGGAGAGATGGCGTCTGGCATTGCCCACGAGGTCAATCAACCACTGGCTGGCATCCGATATTTAGCACAAGGAAGCATCTATCGACTCGGCGATAGCCAATCCGAATTAAAGCAGGCATTAACCAAGATGTTGCAACAGGTCGATCGTGCGCAAAATACCGTAAAGCGCTTTCGCCAGTTCTGCCAGCAACCCAGCGTCTATCAAGCATGTGATCTGAAAGAGCTAATCGAAGATACCCTCAACCTGATGCAACCAGATTTCAATCGTATAAATCTGAAGCCAAGGTTGTTTCTCTGGCCGCTTACGGTAAATGTGGATGCCAGTCTAATGCAGCAGGTGTTTGTCAATTTGTTACGTAACGCCTTAGATGCTATGGAAACCAGCCCCGTCCCACAGTTGGCAATAGGTGTTAGCAACGACTCGACGAATGCTATCATCACCTTCAGCGATGCTGGTACAGGCCTGAGCGAAGCCGCACTTAAGCGCTTATTTTTTCCTTTTGAAACCTCAAAGGCTAATGGTTTGGGTCTGGGTATGGTGGTGTGCAAGCGTATCGTCGAGGAACATGGTGGCAAGATCCAAGCCTTTAACAATCAAGCTTTCCCCGAGACAGAAATCATAATGCGTGATCTCGGTGAACACTTTCCCCGATTCAACACCGGGTTAACCATTATTTTGACCCTCCCCTTAAAGGAAACAAGATGAGTAGGCTCTATTTAGTCGATGACGATCAAGATGTATTAGATTCCCTCAATTGGATGCTTGAGGGAATGGGCTATACGCCTGAAACCTTTTTAAACGCAGATAGTTTTTTGGCAAAGGTCGACCTTAAACAACCTGGCGTGGCTATCTTAGATATCCAGATGCCGGGAATAGATGGACTCGAACTACTAAGGCGAATTCGCCAACATGAGAGTCCTCTTAGTATCATCATGTTAACGGGTCACGGCACCATCTCTATGGCAGTCCAGGCGATACAAGAAGGTGCCTTAGATTTTTTGGAGAAGCCCGCCGATGGCGACAGGCTAATAAGTTTATTGAAAAAGGCTAGCGAAGCGACTGAGGATGCTTTTACACAACAGCAGCTCAAGCAGCGTATTATTCAGCGCCTGGCCTTATTGACCCCGAGGGAGCAGCAGGTGATGTCCTGCGTATTAGCCGGTAAGCTTAATAAAGTCGTCGCAGCTGAACTAAATGTGGCCCAACGAACCGTTGAACTTCATCGCCAGAAAGTAATGCAGAAGATGCAAGTGAGTAACGTGGCAGAATTGGCCTATCTAATGGCAGTACATAATATCTAGTAGATATTTTGATGGTTTTAGATGGACAATATTTCGGCGTATGTCGTGCTAATGTACGAACATTAACCGTTATGGGCCGCAATAAGCGAGTCGATGACTTACATCTTAAGGGAGACGCGGCTAGTATAAAGAGTTCGAGCCAGCTTTTACGAGCCCAGGCAAAGCGACAATAATCATAACAACGGGTGTTTAGTGTTCCATGTCTCCCAAGCCGCTTTTTTCAATACTGACTCTTTGCAGTACCCTTTTCTTCCTGCAAACAACTCATGCTCAACCACTTAGCTATAAGGCATTGGGTGATGAGTTTTCCAAGACGTTCAAACAGAGTCTTGAACGGGTTAAGGTGCCCGGCGGCGCCTTTGTGATAGTCCAGGGCGACAACATAGTTACTCTGGATACCTATGGTAAACGCCATCAAGGCGGTAGCAAGAAGATCAATGCCGACACTGTGTTTCGCCTGGCATCCGTCTCAAAA contains the following coding sequences:
- a CDS encoding response regulator transcription factor, translating into MSRLYLVDDDQDVLDSLNWMLEGMGYTPETFLNADSFLAKVDLKQPGVAILDIQMPGIDGLELLRRIRQHESPLSIIMLTGHGTISMAVQAIQEGALDFLEKPADGDRLISLLKKASEATEDAFTQQQLKQRIIQRLALLTPREQQVMSCVLAGKLNKVVAAELNVAQRTVELHRQKVMQKMQVSNVAELAYLMAVHNI